The Onychostoma macrolepis isolate SWU-2019 unplaced genomic scaffold, ASM1243209v1 Scaffold209, whole genome shotgun sequence genome contains the following window.
ATGCAAAGAGACATTTACCATATTCCTCCAGGCTGGAGACCTTCAGGAGAGCCTGGCTGTTAGAATAGTGCATAACATTTGCTtgaataatattacaaaacatgatagacagacagacaaaataAAGGAATTGAGGCCTTCGTGCATGTGCACATgtggtaatattataataacagcATCATGATGAATAGGATAGCTGCAGAGCACATGGGTTTTGCTCATGCTATTTTAGGCCTGTGGACAGACTGTTATCTGTTTGGTCTGGCTTTGAAAAATCCTGGCAGCTATAGAGTGATGGTAACAAATGGGAATAAAGTATAGCTGCATAAACTGACACTCTTGTCTCTTGATTACCGGGGGTTTTAGCATTACTTGTGGCGTTACTAATATGGCTATAAAGCCATGATCCTCTTGACAAGCTCTAACATAGTGACTCAAGGTTTGAGAAGGTATTCTGCAGTTGCATGAAACATCCAATAACTTAAAATGGCAATACCTGTGCAGGCTGGGAACTGAATGAATTTTCAAGGTCAAATACTGAGGCGGCATTATCGGCTCCCAACAATCTTCTCGCCATCCGCTCTTCGTAAGACATCTTCTGAAGGGTCCTCTGTTGAGGAGCTTTGTTCCGTAGCTTCTTTTCAAGGTCTTGTATGAGAGCATCTTTCGAGCCCTGAATATCTTCATCTGTGGCGCGAGACACTGGTCGGGAAACAGTCTTCTTCAAGATCGGCTTTGGCAAGCTGTGAAAACAGCCCATTAGAAAATTGTATTGTTTAAGCGTTTCTcttttaaaggagtagttcactcaaaaatgtaaatttgctgaaaatgggATTCCAAGATTAggttgagtttgtttcttcatcaggtttgtagaaatgtgtcgctgcatcagtgtctcagcaatggatgctctgcagtgaatgggtgccgtcagaatgagagtccaaacagctgataaacacaccacaataatccacagcactccagtccatcagttaacatccaaaagctgcgtgtttgtaagaaataaatccatcattaagatattttcatcttcaaactgttgcttctggctaaaatacgagtccataatccataataacacttcttccagtgaaaaagtgttctggtctgaatcaggagagaaatctgcagatcaagcagcatttacagtccaaaacagtccaaaacagctctaaacaaatatgtggctggattttgatgtgagaggagatggactttttcactggaggaagcgttattatggactcatcttgatgatggatttgtttcttacgaacacacagcttttgtcttctccagatgttaactgatggactggagtggtgtggattattgtggtgtttttatcagctgtttggactcattctggcggcacccattcactgcagagcatccattgctgagacactgatgcagagacacatttctacaaacctgatgaagaagcACACTCTcagatgacctgagggtgaggacaGTTTCAGCAAACTTTCATTATTTTGGTGAACTGTTCCCTTTTAAGCTCTGAAGACATTGgagattttaatcatttttcatatttcaaaGTATTATTAACTTTAAGATCTTTGGCTTAAGTAAAAATCTCATTGCTTTTTAGAATAAACAACTAAGACATTAAAAAGGtataattttttagttttctttccTGTAGGAGGATATAACCATACATTACAGTGTTTAAGATTAATGTCAGCCATAACACACTCACGTGTTGGGTGTGTAGTTCATGTGGGACACAGGTGGGGGCTGTGGGGGCTGTGGAGGTGGAGCGGTGGTTTTTGGAGTATCTTGAGATATCCGGGGTGGGACAGCTGCAGGAACGTGATCCAGCGACCAGCTTGGAGGAGACAGAGGCTGCTCCTGGGCTCTCGGTGTTGGGCTGGGTGACCGGGGGGAGCGCCGCGGAGATGGAGACTGAGGTAAGGACATGCATTTGGCCTGGGAGCTCGGTAATGAAGGCAGGACAGATGAGAGGAAAGCTGCTGATGATAGTTTCTCATTGTTTGGAGAGCTCCGTGGTTTAGGAATCAAAGTCATGCTTGAGCTCATGGAGGTACGAGCGGGTCCAGGCTGAGGAGGGCTCAGGAACGGAGCAGCTGTTGAAGCCGGGGACTGAGGCTGTTGGGTTTGCTGATCTCGCTGTCAGGTGCATGGAAACTGGGCAGGACTGGATGAAATGGCGAGGGGCTCATAGTTAAAGGCACTGGGGGTACAGCGATGGCGAGAAGGTGGGCAGGTCAGCCACGTTCATGGCGCTGCCTCTGGGCTCCACTGGTTTACTCAGCTTGCTGGTGGGAAGGAATGGATGTGGGAGACTGTTTTTAACCCCCTTTGCTGGAGGATCAGGTTCGCTCATGGAGGAGATCTCTGCAGCTTCAGTCACCTGGCTGGCAGGAGCCTGTTTGCTCTCCGTGTCCACAGGAGACTCCGGCACCCTGTTGGAAAAGCATATTTAACTTGGGTTACTCAGGCTAATAGGTAGTTCAAAAAAGGTGTTCACACTGATGATTTGCAGTCAAGTGAATGAATTCAAACAAAAGGGACGAAGATATTAGGCCAAtcctggtcctggagggccaatgtcctgcagagtttagctccaattTGTCCCACCATACCTGCCTGGAAGATCTTAGCCATCTTGAAGAACTTGATTactttggttcaggtgtgtttaagtggagctggtgctctgcaggacagtggcctccaggagcaggactggAGCTCCCTGCTTTAGGCAATGTGACaaagttaaaggggtcatgacatgagaaatcaaatttgcctTGATGTTTTGGCATTTAAGAGGTCTCTGTACcattaaaacatcctgcaagtttCATAGCTTAAAACCTCCTCCTCattataaacaaagcatttatttaatcaagctcCAAAACAGCTTGTTTTGGATCCAAGGGGCAAGGTGTCGTCACCTGGGTGCTGTCGTTTACATAAACACACCTCCAGAGCAACACATCGACGAATAGTCTTCTTCTAACGATAGGCCCCGCCCACCTCAGTCGCTAACAGCTGACACTTGATCACGCTGAATGTGAGTgtcaaaagcaaatagaaattaCAATCACTGCTAtcttgtctacactggatgcgtcTATACAGATGCGTGTTCCTTTTCTGACATAGTCCACCGCTCGTGTCAGTCGTCAATCGAACAAATGTAGTGAAAGATCGCTCGCTTTGACGCGTTTGGTTTAAACATCTTGTTCACATCTTTGTACAGATATCAGAAATATCCCAGAATAAGGAAGAAGTggatagtttattttaatggcACGCGGATCGTGTCAGAGGATTGATCGGAgcgttttgttttgtaaacgaGGCACAGTGCTATggaaatttcacaaagaaacatttgttgaaagatGACTTACTTAACCTAAAGAAAACTACaaagtacatatttatatatttgtaaacaCAGTCTATATGTCAATAATCTTTTTTACCCTTTAATGAACATGGCAGGGGTTCATAACTGC
Protein-coding sequences here:
- the LOC131535250 gene encoding palladin-like is translated as MSSSMTLIPKPRSSPNNEKLSSAAFLSSVLPSLPSSQAKCMSLPQSPSPRRSPRSPSPTPRAQEQPLSPPSWSLDHVPAAVPPRISQDTPKTTAPPPQPPQPPPVSHMNYTPNTLPKPILKKTVSRPVSRATDEDIQGSKDALIQDLEKKLRNKAPQQRTLQKMSYEERMARRLLGADNAASVFDLENSFSSQPAQPGSPEGLQPGGIWSRKNRPGEDGIDASTIQEKCFAPRFIQVPQDLSVEEGRFCRIDFK